ACGACGAGCCGGATCTGGAGCCTCTTCTCCTTCAGCGTATGCGGCGTGCCATCAGGGCGGGCCGTTATGAGTTTGTCTTCGCCGGCAACGGACTGGAGGCCCTTCAGAGGTTGGACCAGGACGAAGAGATCGATATGGTCCTGTCTGACATCAATATGCCTCAAATGGACGGACTCACTCTCCTCGAACAGATACCGGACGTCAACCCTAATATCCGGTCAGTAATTATCTCCGCATACGGGGATATGAAGAATATCCGGACCGCCATGAACAGGGGCGCGTTCGACTTCGTCACGAAACCGATAGATTTCAAGGACCTGCAGGTCACGATCGACCGTACGCTTATTCACGTCGAAGAGCTGAAAGAAGCTCTGATGGCGCGCGACAAGTTGGTAACTCTTCAAAACGAGTTGGACGTCGCGAGCAACATACAGCAGTCGATTCTGCCCACTGAGCTCCCAAGGGAGCTCGACTATCAGATGTTCGGCAGTATGAAGAGTGCCCGAAATGTTGGCGGTGACTTCTTCGATGTCGTGCGCCTCCCTGACAGGCGCGTAGGGCTGGCGATCGCCGATGTTTCCGACAAGGGCGTGCCGGCAGCACTTTTCATGATGTCCACCCGCACGCTCCTGAAGGGCGCTGCGATTGGGGCAATTAACCCTGGCGACGTCATGGATACGGTAAACCAGCTTCTTTGCGAAGACAATGAAGCTGCGATGTTCGTTACCCTCCTCTATGCTGTCTACGACCCTGAGACCGGGCGACTCACGTACGCCAACGGTGGTCATAACCCGCCGTTGATTATCCACCAGGACAATACCTCCACCCTGCTGCCGTCGACTGAGGGCCTTGCGCTCGGTCTGCTCCCCGACTATGAGTACCAGCAGAAAACAGTGACTGTGGAACCGGGCGAGACGCTCGTTCTCTACACTGACGGGGTCACTGAGGCAATGAATGCCAATGAGGAAGAGTTCGGAGTGGAGCGGCTGCAGGATATCTTTACAGAATCGTATCCTCGCGAGGCTCACGCCATCACGCAATTGATATTCGATGCTGTCGACGAATTTGCAGGTGATACACCTCAATCGGACGATGTTACCTGCCTGACCCTATGTAGAGGCTAACCGTTGGTCGCTAAACTAACTCTCAAGCTCAAGAACGACCGAGAAGAGCTGGAACGCATCGTCACTGCTGTTGAGGAATTCGCTGCGCAGGATGAGTGGCCGGAAGACCTGCTCTTCAAGATCAACTTGGTTCTGGAAGAGATTGGCCTGAACATCATCGACTATGCGTTCGAGAGTGGTAGTCACGAGTTTGAAATCAACCTGACGTCAGATGCAGAGGCGATTACCATCGAGGCTATCGATAGTGGACGACCTTTTGATCCGCTTAGCGAGACCCCCTTGCCGGATCTTGACGCGCCACTGGACTGCCGCCCCGTTGGTGGCCTGGGAGTCTACCTGGTACGTACACTGATGGACCAATCTGACTATCAGAGAGTTGACGGCAAGAACTGCCTCACTGTGGTCAAGTACAGAACCGAGACCCCGACTTGTCCTGAATGACCTCGTCAATCCCCCGGCGTACATCCCGGATCCTACTGTTCGGCTTGGGGGGACTGTTAATCCTGCTGGGCGCGGTTATCGCCGGTGTTATTCTCTTCATTAGTGCCCCTTGGGACGACAATATCAACGAGCCGACAGTGACGGTAGTCGCCTCCGAAGTCACGGAGGATGAAGTCGAACTGGGGACTCCTGGAGTCTTTCCAACCCAGATTCTGTTTGGGCAGTCTGCAGCACTGAGCGGTCCCGCCAGCGGCCTTGGTGTGAACATGCGCATCGGAATTGAGGCTGCATTTTACGAGGCTAACCAGAATGGTGGCGTCAATGGCCGGCAATTTGCCCTGATCTCCATGGACGATGCATATGAACCTGGCATAGCAATCACAAACACCAGCACGCTGATCGAGGAACAGCAGGTCTTCGCACTCATCGGCGCTGTTGGGACTCCTACTTCGCGCTCTGCCGCTCCCATAGCCAACGAGGCTGGCATCCCATACTTGACGCCGTTTACTGGTGCGGACTTTCTACGAGATGTCTCGAGGCTCCGCACCGTGGTGAATCTGAGGGCCAGTTACTTTCAGGAAACTGAAGAGATGGTTGAACGGCTCACTACGGATCTCGGCGTCCGGCGTATCGCCCTGATGTACCAGGACGACTCCTTTGGTCGGGCAGGGTTGAGAGGGGTCATTGCCGCATTGGACCGCAGAGACATGGACCTGGTCTCCACCGGTGTCTATCCGCGCAACACAACGGCTGTTAAGACTGCTCTCCTGGATGTCTGGGAGGGCAGGCCTGAGGCCGTGATACTCATCGGAGCCTACGAACCAATCGCTAACATGATTTCGTGGGCCAAGAGAACCGGTATGGAGAGTATCTATATGACACTGTCCTTCTCCGGAGGACTCGCACTTGCGCAGGAACTGGGTTCATTCGGGAAAGGCGTGTACGTTACACAGGTTGTCCCCTTCCCTCGGGACAGGTCACATCCCGTTGTGTCGGCATACCTGGAGGCCCTGTCTGTATACGATCCCAGCGCGCAGCCTGACTTCGTGTCTCTCGAAGGATACCTGGCAGGCCGGCTGGCCATAGAGGCCGTACGAAATTGTGGTGAGCAGGTGGACCACGATTGCTTCTTTACAGGCATTCAAGAGTCTGATGAAATTGACATCGATGGTTTCAGGCTCAGTTTCGGACCTGATGATAATCAGGGTTCCGATGCCGTCTTTCTGAGCGTTATCGGAAGTGACGGCCAATTCCACTCCGTTAATTCTCTAGAGGACGAAGTGCCTTGAGTGAGCGATCAGACAATCCACTCCGCAGTGAAGAACCAGAAGTCCGTACTGATGCCCCTGAAGTTCATGGGTTAGAATCCGAAGTCGATTCAGACGGTTCTGCGAATCGCGAAAGAACCTCTGCAGGTGATCGGTCTCGGTCTGGTATGGGCCCCGCGGCTGAGTTTCAACGACTATTCAAACTCCTTCTGGAAAGCCGACATCGGATCTCAACACAGATCTACCTTGCCTTTGGCGGCGCGGTACTCCTGACGATTGCCGCTAGCCTTGTCGGCTGGTTTTCCTTTGACAGAGTGGGTATCCAGCAGGCACGCGTTAACGAGGGCAGCGTTCCTGAGATGACTGCCGCGTTCGGGATCGCTCAGTTAGCCAATGAACTAGTAGACGCCGGCCCACGACTCGCAGCAACTACCAACACGACAGACTTTCAGGCTGTTGCGGCCGACATCTCCGCTGCAAACGTTGCGCTTGTAGGTCAGCTTGCCCTGCTGCAGGGTCAGCACACCAGTGAAGCACGCTTTAACCGTATGAGGTCGTACCTGGACGAACTGACGTCCAATAACTACGAAATCCAAACGGGCATGGTCGAATCTTTCTTGAGAGACGTTCTGCTGGAGCAACTCAGGGCCGATATTGCTGATGTGGACCGTCAACTCAGGTCAATTCTGGCTCCGGCCGCTGACGACCAGTGGTTCTACATGATGACGGGGTATCGCGACCCCGATGAACCGCCAGTGGCTGCGGTAGGCCGCCTCAATGAGAGCGAACTGTCTCAGTACCGGCACCTGGCTGCCCTGGTTGCCGACACTGACTATGCCCGGCAGACTCTGGAAAGTGGATTTGGCGTATCAGACCCGTCAACGCTCGAACCACTGCGCGAGAGTTTTGAGTCAGCCATAAGCCGCATGAACCATAACCTTGAGGCTATCCGAGGACTGGACCTGGGAGAGGAGATTGAACCGCTCATTGGCGAGTTGTCTGAACTTGGCTTGGGATCGCAAGGGTCCCTCGAACTGCTGGACCGCCACTTTCGAGTACTGGAACGCCGCGGTGAGTTGCTGGCCCAAAACCGAAGTATAGCGGTCGAGCTCCTTAAAGAAGTAGACGGCTTTGTTGGCCTAGCTAACGCAAGCGTTGAGGATGCTGCAGTTGCATCTGATCAGGCCGTCTTCGCAGGCAAGATAATCCTCGCCGCACTCAGCGTTGTCAGCGTAGGTGGAGCCGCCCTGATTGCCTGGCTTTTCATTGGGAGAATCCTGTTGAGCCGGCTTCAGATCCTGCTCGGCTCCATGCGGCAGATGGCCGATGGAGACCTTGATGTTGAGGTGGACACGAGTGGACGTGACGAGGTGTCTGAGATGGCAAACGCTCTCGAGGTGTTCCGTAAGGCCTCTCTCGATGCCATTGAACTCGACGAAGTCAGAAGGCTCAACGACCAGTTGGAGCAGACTAACGAAGAACTGACGGAGACCGTCGGGCAGCGCGACAGCGCTCTGGATGACCTCCAGAGAGCCCAGAATCAGATAGTGGAGCGCGACAAGCTGGCGGCAATCGGTGAGTTGACCGCAGGCGTAGCCCACGAAATTAGAAATCCGTTGAACTTCATTAAGAACTTCGCTGAGGGATCTGAAGAGATTCTCGAAGAGTTGACGGAAGTCATCGATGAGGCGGCAGAGGAGATGGAGGAAACCCAGCGAGACCTCGTAATGGAGATCTCAGGGGAGTTGAAAGACAGCCTCAACCGAATCCAGAGCAACACGAATCGCGCTGAGCGAATTGTCCGGGACATGCTCCTGATGAGCAGGGGCGCTTCTGAGCCTCAGCTTACTGATATCAATAGTCTTGTTGAAGAGAACGCACGGCTCTCGTTCCACAGTGCAAGGGCAACAAATTCCGATTTCCAACTCGATCTGGTCACAGACTTCGACCCTGAAGCTGGACGGGTTGAAGTCATTCCCCAGGATATGGGCCGAGTCATCATCAACATGGTCACCAATGCTGGCTTTGCTACAAACGAGAGGCGTATGGAAATCGGAGACGAGTCCTTCGATGCAGAGTCCTACATGCCGACCGTATATCTTGCGACCAAGAGGCTCGATGAAGAGGTCGAGATTCGTGTTAAAGACAACGGGACTGGCATTCCCTCCGAAGTGATCGACAGCATTTTCAACCCGTTCTTCACGACGAAAGATCCCAATCAGGGTACAGGTCTCGGCCTCGCGCTCTGCGCCGACATAATTCGACAGCACGGTGGGTCGATCAGCGTAGAAACTGAGCCCGGGGAGTTTACTGAGATGACCATTTTGATCCCGATCACGCAGCCGGTGATCGAGGAGGCTGAGTCAGACTTGGTCGGAGTCTAATAGCAGCTAGCGATCGGTATCAAACCGCCCGACAATCTCGGAGTTGACGCGGTACTCCAGGGGAATGCGCCCCAGTGAGATTGAGTCTGGTGGTACGATACCTCCGGAGAACACCAGCTTCATCGCGTCCTCCACGGTGATGTCAGTTTCGAACAACTCGTCCTCAGAGACC
This window of the Dehalococcoidia bacterium genome carries:
- a CDS encoding ATP-binding protein, translating into MVAKLTLKLKNDREELERIVTAVEEFAAQDEWPEDLLFKINLVLEEIGLNIIDYAFESGSHEFEINLTSDAEAITIEAIDSGRPFDPLSETPLPDLDAPLDCRPVGGLGVYLVRTLMDQSDYQRVDGKNCLTVVKYRTETPTCPE
- a CDS encoding HAMP domain-containing protein, translated to MGPAAEFQRLFKLLLESRHRISTQIYLAFGGAVLLTIAASLVGWFSFDRVGIQQARVNEGSVPEMTAAFGIAQLANELVDAGPRLAATTNTTDFQAVAADISAANVALVGQLALLQGQHTSEARFNRMRSYLDELTSNNYEIQTGMVESFLRDVLLEQLRADIADVDRQLRSILAPAADDQWFYMMTGYRDPDEPPVAAVGRLNESELSQYRHLAALVADTDYARQTLESGFGVSDPSTLEPLRESFESAISRMNHNLEAIRGLDLGEEIEPLIGELSELGLGSQGSLELLDRHFRVLERRGELLAQNRSIAVELLKEVDGFVGLANASVEDAAVASDQAVFAGKIILAALSVVSVGGAALIAWLFIGRILLSRLQILLGSMRQMADGDLDVEVDTSGRDEVSEMANALEVFRKASLDAIELDEVRRLNDQLEQTNEELTETVGQRDSALDDLQRAQNQIVERDKLAAIGELTAGVAHEIRNPLNFIKNFAEGSEEILEELTEVIDEAAEEMEETQRDLVMEISGELKDSLNRIQSNTNRAERIVRDMLLMSRGASEPQLTDINSLVEENARLSFHSARATNSDFQLDLVTDFDPEAGRVEVIPQDMGRVIINMVTNAGFATNERRMEIGDESFDAESYMPTVYLATKRLDEEVEIRVKDNGTGIPSEVIDSIFNPFFTTKDPNQGTGLGLALCADIIRQHGGSISVETEPGEFTEMTILIPITQPVIEEAESDLVGV
- a CDS encoding ABC transporter substrate-binding protein gives rise to the protein MGGLLILLGAVIAGVILFISAPWDDNINEPTVTVVASEVTEDEVELGTPGVFPTQILFGQSAALSGPASGLGVNMRIGIEAAFYEANQNGGVNGRQFALISMDDAYEPGIAITNTSTLIEEQQVFALIGAVGTPTSRSAAPIANEAGIPYLTPFTGADFLRDVSRLRTVVNLRASYFQETEEMVERLTTDLGVRRIALMYQDDSFGRAGLRGVIAALDRRDMDLVSTGVYPRNTTAVKTALLDVWEGRPEAVILIGAYEPIANMISWAKRTGMESIYMTLSFSGGLALAQELGSFGKGVYVTQVVPFPRDRSHPVVSAYLEALSVYDPSAQPDFVSLEGYLAGRLAIEAVRNCGEQVDHDCFFTGIQESDEIDIDGFRLSFGPDDNQGSDAVFLSVIGSDGQFHSVNSLEDEVP
- a CDS encoding SpoIIE family protein phosphatase — protein: MTLQKKYKILVVDDEPDLEPLLLQRMRRAIRAGRYEFVFAGNGLEALQRLDQDEEIDMVLSDINMPQMDGLTLLEQIPDVNPNIRSVIISAYGDMKNIRTAMNRGAFDFVTKPIDFKDLQVTIDRTLIHVEELKEALMARDKLVTLQNELDVASNIQQSILPTELPRELDYQMFGSMKSARNVGGDFFDVVRLPDRRVGLAIADVSDKGVPAALFMMSTRTLLKGAAIGAINPGDVMDTVNQLLCEDNEAAMFVTLLYAVYDPETGRLTYANGGHNPPLIIHQDNTSTLLPSTEGLALGLLPDYEYQQKTVTVEPGETLVLYTDGVTEAMNANEEEFGVERLQDIFTESYPREAHAITQLIFDAVDEFAGDTPQSDDVTCLTLCRG